The following proteins are encoded in a genomic region of Bradyrhizobium sp. SK17:
- a CDS encoding PBP1A family penicillin-binding protein — MAWGRKKGGGRKEPLFGLPAALADLRLSPSDRIPGGGDDKPAKSKNKSADKSSDSGSERPRPSRSGSKRRSKSRGFGIGRLFYWTAVLGLWAGIAVIGVVVWVGAHLPPIQSLEIPKRPPTIQIVGMDGSVLAQRGEMAGANIALKDLPPYLPKAFIAIEDRRFYSHFGVDPVGILRAAITNLLHRGVSQGGSTLTQQLAKNLFLTQERTMQRKLQEAELALWLERKHTKDEILELYLNRVYFGSGAYGVEAAAQRYFGKSAKNVTLPEAAMLAGLVKSPSRLAPNRNPEGAEQRAQIVLAAMADAKFITDAQAKASIGQPSIAVKPAGAGTVNYVADWIGEVLDDLVGQIDQDIVVQTTIDPKLQSVAEAAVIDELAAKSVKFDVSQGALVAMTPDGAVRAMVGGRNYSESQYNRAVTAKRQPGSAFKPFVYLTAVESGLTPDTIRTDAPLDIKGWKPENYTHEYFGSVTLTQALAMSLNTVAVRLGVEVGAKNVVRTAHRLGISSKLEPNVSIALGTSEVSVLELVGAYAPFANGGYAASPHVVTRIKTSSGKLLYDRPADPPNQVIEPRYDAMMNSMMRETLISGTARKAEIPGWTAAGKTGTSQDYRDAWFIGYTAKLVTGVWLGNDDNSPTKKATGGGLPVEVWSRFMKAAHQGVPVAAIPNSQGNWGAANLMQITSQITAPSVPSAPMQIQPQMQAPQPVPVPSGGYYRQPPPTPTRASPPPNPNARPEAAAGLDGWLADRLFR; from the coding sequence ATGGCGTGGGGACGTAAAAAAGGCGGTGGGCGCAAGGAGCCGCTGTTCGGGCTTCCGGCCGCGCTTGCCGACCTCAGACTGTCGCCCTCCGATCGCATTCCCGGCGGCGGCGACGACAAGCCCGCCAAATCGAAAAACAAGAGCGCCGACAAGAGCAGCGATTCCGGCAGCGAGCGGCCACGCCCGTCGCGCAGCGGCAGCAAGCGGCGCAGCAAGTCGCGCGGCTTTGGCATCGGCCGGCTGTTCTATTGGACCGCGGTGCTCGGCCTGTGGGCCGGCATCGCGGTGATCGGTGTCGTGGTGTGGGTCGGCGCGCATCTGCCGCCGATCCAGTCGCTGGAAATCCCGAAGCGTCCGCCGACCATCCAGATCGTCGGCATGGATGGCTCAGTGCTGGCGCAGCGCGGCGAAATGGCCGGCGCCAACATCGCCTTGAAGGACCTGCCGCCCTATCTGCCGAAGGCGTTCATCGCGATCGAAGACCGCCGCTTCTATTCGCATTTCGGCGTCGACCCGGTCGGCATTTTACGCGCAGCCATCACCAACCTCCTGCATCGCGGCGTCTCGCAGGGCGGCTCGACCTTGACCCAGCAGCTCGCCAAGAACCTGTTCCTGACCCAGGAGCGCACCATGCAGCGCAAGCTGCAAGAGGCCGAGCTCGCGCTGTGGCTGGAACGCAAGCACACCAAGGACGAGATCCTCGAGCTCTATCTCAACCGGGTCTATTTCGGTTCCGGCGCCTATGGCGTCGAGGCCGCGGCGCAGCGCTATTTCGGCAAGTCGGCGAAGAACGTCACGCTGCCGGAAGCCGCGATGCTCGCCGGCCTCGTCAAGTCGCCGTCGCGGCTGGCGCCAAACCGCAACCCCGAGGGCGCCGAGCAGCGCGCGCAAATCGTGCTCGCGGCAATGGCCGACGCCAAGTTCATCACCGACGCGCAGGCAAAGGCCTCGATCGGCCAGCCGTCGATCGCGGTGAAGCCGGCCGGCGCCGGCACCGTCAACTATGTCGCCGACTGGATCGGCGAAGTGCTCGACGATCTGGTCGGCCAGATCGACCAGGACATCGTGGTGCAGACCACGATCGATCCGAAGCTGCAAAGCGTCGCCGAAGCCGCCGTGATCGACGAGCTGGCCGCCAAGAGCGTGAAGTTCGATGTCAGCCAGGGTGCGCTGGTGGCGATGACGCCGGACGGCGCGGTGCGCGCCATGGTCGGCGGCCGGAACTACTCCGAGAGCCAATACAACCGGGCGGTGACCGCGAAGCGGCAGCCGGGCTCGGCGTTCAAGCCATTCGTCTATCTCACCGCGGTCGAGTCCGGGCTGACGCCGGACACCATCCGCACCGACGCGCCGCTCGACATCAAGGGCTGGAAGCCGGAGAACTACACCCACGAATATTTCGGCTCGGTGACGTTGACCCAGGCGCTGGCGATGTCGCTCAACACCGTGGCGGTGCGGCTCGGCGTCGAGGTCGGCGCCAAGAACGTGGTGCGCACCGCGCACCGGCTCGGCATCTCCTCCAAGCTAGAGCCCAACGTCTCGATCGCGCTCGGCACCTCGGAAGTGTCCGTGCTCGAACTGGTCGGCGCCTATGCGCCGTTCGCCAATGGCGGCTACGCCGCGTCGCCGCATGTGGTGACCAGGATCAAGACCAGTTCCGGCAAGCTGCTCTACGACCGTCCGGCCGATCCGCCGAACCAGGTGATCGAGCCGCGCTATGACGCGATGATGAACAGCATGATGCGCGAAACGCTGATCTCGGGCACCGCGCGCAAGGCGGAGATCCCCGGCTGGACCGCGGCCGGCAAGACCGGCACCAGCCAGGATTATCGCGACGCCTGGTTCATCGGTTACACCGCCAAGCTCGTCACCGGCGTCTGGCTTGGCAATGACGACAATTCGCCGACCAAGAAGGCAACCGGCGGCGGCCTTCCCGTGGAAGTGTGGAGCCGCTTCATGAAGGCAGCGCATCAGGGTGTGCCGGTCGCAGCGATCCCCAACTCGCAGGGCAATTGGGGAGCGGCGAACCTGATGCAGATCACTTCGCAGATCACCGCGCCATCGGTACCGTCCGCACCGATGCAGATCCAACCGCAGATGCAGGCGCCACAGCCGGTGCCGGTCCCCTCCGGCGGCTACTACCGGCAGCCACCACCGACGCCGACGCGCGCATCACCGCCACCCAACCCGAACGCGCGGCCGGAGGCGGCAGCCGGGCTCGATGGCTGGTTGGCCGATCGGTTGTTCCGGTAA
- a CDS encoding M48 family metallopeptidase, producing MICFCAERFPWRRIWQTSGELLLPGLSEMATRALLYRRPAEPSTILVRHGSQFFTVRLRRHRRARRYTLRIHPTDREAILTMPPRGTIAEAKEFANLHGGWIAARLGRLPKAAPFQPGTVVPLRGVPHRLVHRSGERGTVWTETRDSGEKILCVAGGVEHMDRRVHDFLKREARKDLQKAAQLHAAELGVRVRRISIRDQSSRWGSCTSAGSLSFSWRLILAPPFVLDYLAAHEVAHLVEMNHSARFWRVVDKVCASVTRAKTWLDTHGNDLHRYGIQE from the coding sequence ATGATTTGTTTTTGCGCCGAGCGCTTTCCCTGGCGGCGGATATGGCAGACTTCGGGCGAACTCCTGCTCCCCGGACTCTCAGAAATGGCTACTCGCGCGCTCCTCTATCGGCGGCCTGCCGAACCGTCGACTATTCTGGTCAGACACGGCTCCCAATTCTTCACCGTCAGGTTGCGCCGGCACCGACGCGCGCGCCGCTACACGCTCAGAATTCATCCAACCGATCGAGAAGCGATCCTGACGATGCCGCCGCGCGGCACGATCGCCGAGGCCAAGGAGTTCGCCAATCTCCATGGCGGCTGGATCGCCGCTCGTCTCGGCCGTTTGCCGAAGGCCGCACCGTTCCAGCCCGGAACGGTGGTGCCGTTGCGCGGCGTGCCGCATCGGCTGGTGCACCGCTCGGGTGAGCGCGGCACGGTTTGGACCGAGACGCGCGACAGCGGCGAGAAGATTCTTTGCGTCGCCGGCGGCGTCGAGCACATGGACCGCCGGGTGCACGACTTCCTCAAGCGTGAGGCGCGCAAGGATTTGCAGAAGGCGGCGCAGTTGCATGCCGCGGAACTCGGCGTGCGGGTGCGGCGGATCTCGATCCGCGATCAGTCCAGCCGTTGGGGTTCGTGCACTTCGGCGGGTTCGCTGTCATTCTCGTGGCGGTTGATCCTGGCGCCGCCCTTCGTGCTCGACTACCTCGCCGCGCATGAGGTCGCGCATCTCGTCGAGATGAACCATTCGGCGCGGTTCTGGCGGGTGGTCGACAAGGTCTGCGCGTCGGTCACGCGTGCCAAGACCTGGCTCGATACCCACGGCAACGACCTGCATCGCTATGGGATTCAGGAGTAG
- a CDS encoding polyhydroxyalkanoate depolymerase translates to MPIGEFGGAPPLAAEGSPALTTPLYWMYEMAHASLNPVRAVTDATKILFQNPLNPWTHTEFGKSVAAACELFERTTRRYGKPDWNLPTTEVNGVRTAVEVRSVWEKPFCRLLHFDRKLTRPLRSPQPRVLIVAPMSGHYATLLRGTVEAFLPTHEVYITDWADARMVPLAAGRFDLEDYVDYLIEMLHALGGNIHIVAVCQPSVPVVAAVSVMEANNDPFVPLSMTLMGGPIDTRRNPTAVNNLAEERGIDWFRNNVITKVPFPHPGVMRDVYPGFLQLNGFISMNLDRHMDAHKALFANLVKGDGDLVDKHREFYDEYLAVMDLTAEYYLQTVDLVFVKHALPKGEMTHRGKPVDPSKIRRVALMTVEGEKDDISGLGQTEATHALCTAIPNHRRVHYVQKGVGHYGVFNGSRFRSEIVPRISDFMVSAANTRLSLVAAAE, encoded by the coding sequence ATGCCCATCGGTGAATTTGGCGGTGCCCCGCCACTGGCGGCGGAAGGCAGTCCGGCACTCACGACGCCGTTGTACTGGATGTATGAGATGGCGCATGCGTCGCTCAACCCGGTACGCGCGGTGACCGACGCCACCAAGATCCTGTTTCAGAATCCGCTCAATCCGTGGACGCATACCGAATTCGGCAAGTCGGTCGCCGCTGCCTGCGAGCTGTTCGAGCGCACCACGCGCCGCTACGGCAAGCCGGACTGGAACCTGCCGACGACCGAGGTCAACGGCGTCCGCACGGCGGTCGAGGTCCGCTCTGTCTGGGAGAAGCCGTTCTGTCGCCTGCTGCATTTCGATCGCAAGCTGACGCGGCCGTTGCGCTCGCCGCAGCCGCGCGTGCTGATCGTGGCACCGATGTCGGGCCACTATGCGACGCTGCTGCGCGGCACGGTCGAGGCCTTCCTGCCGACGCATGAGGTCTACATCACCGACTGGGCCGATGCGCGCATGGTGCCGCTCGCGGCCGGCCGGTTCGATCTCGAGGATTACGTCGATTACCTGATCGAGATGCTGCACGCGCTCGGCGGCAACATCCACATCGTGGCGGTGTGCCAGCCGTCGGTGCCGGTCGTTGCGGCCGTTTCGGTGATGGAAGCCAACAACGACCCGTTCGTGCCGTTGTCGATGACGTTGATGGGCGGCCCGATCGACACCAGGCGCAATCCGACCGCGGTCAACAACCTCGCGGAAGAGCGCGGCATCGACTGGTTCCGTAACAATGTCATCACCAAGGTGCCGTTCCCGCATCCGGGCGTGATGCGCGACGTCTATCCCGGGTTCCTGCAGCTCAACGGCTTCATCAGCATGAACCTCGATCGGCACATGGACGCACACAAGGCGCTGTTCGCCAATCTGGTGAAGGGTGACGGCGATCTCGTCGACAAGCACCGTGAGTTCTATGACGAATATCTCGCGGTGATGGACCTCACCGCCGAGTATTACTTGCAGACCGTCGATCTCGTGTTCGTCAAACACGCACTGCCGAAGGGCGAGATGACCCATCGCGGCAAGCCGGTCGATCCGTCGAAAATCCGCCGTGTCGCGCTGATGACGGTGGAAGGAGAGAAGGACGACATCTCGGGTCTCGGTCAGACCGAGGCGACGCATGCGCTCTGTACCGCGATTCCGAACCATCGCCGCGTGCACTATGTGCAGAAGGGCGTCGGGCACTACGGCGTGTTCAACGGCTCCCGGTTCCGCTCCGAAATCGTGCCGCGGATCTCTGATTTCATGGTTTCGGCGGCCAATACGCGGCTTTCCCTGGTCGCCGCGGCCGAATAG
- a CDS encoding ABC transporter ATP-binding protein has product MQQSGTGHGQAPNQPSVADWGGSAAIDVAQLVKVYKTTRAVDDISFRIARGSITGLLGGNGAGKTTTIAMIMGLVLPTSGSVSVLGAKIPEQRYDVLGRMNFESPYVDMPMRLTVRQNLTIFGRLYAVKHLRERIGQLAADLDLTEFLDRSNGKLSAGQKTRVALAKALINEPDLLLLDEPTASLDPDTADWVRQHLETYRKTHNATILLASHNMLEVERLCDRVIIMKRGKIQDDDSPERIMARYNRDTLEEVFLDVARGRAREGAP; this is encoded by the coding sequence ATGCAACAGAGCGGGACGGGTCACGGACAAGCGCCCAATCAGCCGTCGGTGGCCGATTGGGGCGGATCGGCCGCGATCGACGTTGCCCAGCTGGTCAAGGTCTACAAGACCACCCGCGCGGTCGACGATATCTCGTTTCGCATCGCGCGCGGCAGCATCACCGGGCTGCTCGGCGGCAACGGCGCCGGCAAGACCACGACCATCGCGATGATCATGGGCCTGGTGCTGCCGACCTCGGGCAGTGTCAGCGTGCTCGGCGCAAAAATCCCCGAGCAGCGCTATGACGTGCTCGGCCGGATGAATTTCGAGAGCCCCTATGTCGACATGCCGATGCGGCTCACGGTGCGGCAGAACCTGACCATTTTCGGCCGCCTCTATGCCGTGAAACATCTGCGCGAGCGGATCGGCCAGCTCGCCGCCGATCTCGATCTCACGGAATTCTTGGACCGTTCCAACGGCAAGCTCTCGGCCGGGCAGAAGACCCGCGTCGCGCTTGCGAAGGCCTTGATCAATGAGCCGGACCTGCTGCTGCTCGACGAGCCGACCGCCTCGCTCGACCCCGACACCGCCGATTGGGTGCGGCAGCATCTTGAGACCTACCGCAAGACCCACAATGCGACCATCCTGTTGGCATCGCACAACATGCTGGAGGTCGAGCGCCTCTGCGACCGCGTCATCATCATGAAGCGCGGCAAGATCCAGGACGACGACAGCCCCGAGCGGATCATGGCGCGCTACAACCGCGACACCCTGGAGGAGGTGTTCCTCGACGTTGCGCGCGGCCGGGCGCGGGAGGGCGCACCATGA
- a CDS encoding ActS/PrrB/RegB family redox-sensitive histidine kinase, with protein MTDVASDFRQPRRYVRLDTILRLRWLAALGQLVAIFIVAQGLEFDVPIVPCVIIVTFSALLNLALQIAFNPMQRLEPAYAAALLAFNIVELGGLLYFTGGLQNPFSFLFLVPVLISATVLPIRLTIALGCLAVACASALFFYHLPLPWDGGDDPLVLPPIYLIGVWLSILLAIGVTSLYAFQVTEEARQLSDALAATELVLTREQHLTQLDGLAAAAAHELGTPLSTIFLISRELEKTAHDPAIAGDLKTVREQAQRCRDILSKIAQLSSSGAPFDNMKLSTLIEEAVAPHRDFGINIKVRLAVAATPEPVAARNPAILYGVGNILENAVDFAHQTVEVNAWWNAETIEIVVSDDGPGIAPDMLKRIGEPYLSRRRGADEAQNARGGLGLGVFIARTLLERTGAKVSFTNRTFPDHGAVVQIVWPRDRFEEAAGDTGTTS; from the coding sequence ATGACCGACGTCGCTTCCGATTTCCGCCAACCCCGCCGCTACGTCCGCCTGGATACGATCCTGCGGCTGCGCTGGCTTGCCGCGCTCGGCCAGCTGGTTGCGATCTTCATTGTGGCGCAGGGACTCGAGTTCGACGTTCCGATCGTCCCCTGCGTCATCATCGTGACGTTCTCGGCGCTGCTCAATCTGGCGCTACAGATCGCCTTCAACCCGATGCAGCGGCTGGAGCCGGCCTACGCGGCGGCGCTGCTCGCGTTCAACATCGTCGAGCTCGGTGGGCTGTTGTACTTCACCGGAGGGTTGCAGAACCCGTTCTCGTTCCTGTTCCTGGTCCCGGTGCTGATCTCGGCCACCGTGTTGCCGATCCGGCTGACGATCGCGCTCGGCTGCCTCGCGGTCGCCTGCGCCTCGGCGCTCTTCTTCTACCATCTGCCGCTGCCATGGGATGGCGGCGACGATCCGCTGGTGCTGCCGCCGATCTATCTGATCGGCGTCTGGCTTTCGATCCTGCTCGCCATCGGCGTCACCAGTCTTTACGCATTCCAGGTGACCGAGGAGGCGCGCCAGCTCTCCGATGCGCTGGCCGCGACCGAACTGGTGCTGACGCGCGAACAGCATCTGACCCAGCTCGACGGCCTCGCCGCCGCTGCCGCGCATGAGCTCGGCACCCCGCTGTCGACGATCTTCCTGATCTCCCGCGAGCTCGAGAAGACGGCGCATGACCCGGCGATCGCCGGCGACCTGAAGACCGTGCGCGAACAGGCGCAGCGCTGCCGCGACATCCTGAGCAAGATCGCGCAATTGTCATCGAGCGGCGCGCCGTTCGACAACATGAAGCTGTCGACCCTGATCGAGGAGGCGGTGGCGCCGCATCGCGATTTCGGCATCAATATCAAGGTGCGGCTTGCTGTCGCAGCAACCCCCGAACCGGTCGCCGCGCGCAATCCGGCGATCCTCTATGGCGTCGGAAACATTCTGGAAAATGCGGTCGATTTCGCGCATCAGACCGTCGAGGTGAACGCCTGGTGGAATGCGGAAACCATCGAAATCGTGGTTTCCGACGACGGCCCGGGCATCGCGCCCGACATGCTGAAACGGATCGGCGAGCCGTATCTGTCGCGCCGCCGGGGCGCGGATGAGGCCCAAAATGCGCGTGGGGGCTTGGGCTTGGGGGTTTTCATCGCAAGGACATTGCTGGAACGCACCGGAGCCAAGGTGTCGTTTACCAATCGCACTTTCCCCGATCACGGCGCCGTGGTGCAGATCGTCTGGCCGCGCGATCGCTTCGAGGAAGCGGCGGGAGACACAGGCACGACATCTTAA
- a CDS encoding ActR/PrrA/RegA family redox response regulator transcription factor gives MNAITELNDHADKSLLIVEDDKPFLERLSRAMETRGFSVKSCDTVSDGIAEIGRAAPAFAVVDLRLGDGNGLDVVSALKRKRPEARAIVLTGYGNIATAVTAVKMGAVDYLSKPADADDVVAALLATGTEKSELPANPMSADRVRWEHIQRIYEMCNRNVSETARRLNMHRRTLQRILAKRAPR, from the coding sequence GTGAACGCAATCACTGAACTGAATGACCATGCTGACAAATCGCTCCTCATCGTCGAGGATGACAAGCCGTTCCTGGAACGGTTGTCGCGCGCGATGGAGACGCGCGGCTTCTCAGTGAAGTCATGCGATACGGTGTCCGACGGCATCGCCGAGATCGGCCGCGCCGCGCCGGCTTTTGCGGTCGTCGACCTCCGGCTCGGTGACGGCAACGGCCTCGACGTCGTCTCGGCGTTGAAGCGCAAGCGTCCCGAAGCACGCGCGATCGTGCTCACCGGCTACGGCAATATCGCCACCGCCGTGACCGCGGTGAAGATGGGCGCCGTCGACTATCTGTCGAAGCCCGCCGATGCCGATGACGTCGTCGCCGCGCTGCTCGCGACCGGTACCGAGAAATCCGAGCTGCCGGCCAATCCGATGTCGGCGGACCGCGTGCGCTGGGAGCACATCCAGCGCATCTACGAGATGTGCAACCGCAACGTCTCGGAGACCGCGCGCCGCCTCAACATGCATCGCCGCACGCTACAGCGCATTCTCGCCAAGCGCGCGCCGCGCTAA
- a CDS encoding MmcB family DNA repair protein produces MESPARQIALVPAPDRRQSETALAIARGTARLLRSLGFSCISELPLPSGRRADLVALNERGEIWIVEIKSSVEDLRADQKWQDYRLHCDRLFFAFTQDLPCEIFPIDTGLIIADAYGAHLHCEAPEHRLPAATRKAMTVRFAMAAAQRINRLVDPQGHEF; encoded by the coding sequence ATGGAATCGCCTGCCCGCCAGATCGCGCTCGTGCCCGCGCCCGACCGACGTCAGTCGGAAACCGCGCTTGCGATCGCGCGCGGCACCGCGCGGCTTCTGCGATCGCTGGGATTTTCCTGCATCAGCGAATTGCCGCTGCCGTCCGGCCGAAGGGCTGATCTGGTGGCGTTGAATGAGCGCGGGGAGATCTGGATCGTCGAGATCAAGTCGTCGGTCGAGGATCTGCGCGCCGATCAGAAATGGCAGGACTACCGGCTACATTGCGACCGGTTGTTCTTCGCGTTCACGCAGGATCTGCCGTGCGAGATTTTTCCGATCGACACCGGCCTGATCATCGCCGACGCCTATGGCGCGCATCTGCATTGCGAGGCGCCGGAGCATCGCCTGCCGGCCGCCACCCGCAAGGCCATGACGGTGCGCTTTGCGATGGCGGCGGCGCAGCGGATCAACCGCCTGGTCGATCCGCAGGGGCATGAGTTTTAG
- a CDS encoding RMD1 family protein codes for MNQVPVVPNSMTTQALKPPLGGPRTTARAFFVADRINTSGLERGDVLATTPLAFRVNDNGVAILFRYGVVVLIGLNALEEDEFLRSLQSRMTGLFTRREEEIAIIEVAADKEDQIPPGGPIYLQSLSPERLILVGEALAKSVVLARHEREVRAVFDSTEPFARELAKDGRVLGGRVAILKHIGNALSVRHRVAGPVEVSEKPDILWDKPQLERLYARLEDEYELKERAESLNRKLAVVAETAQVLTDIIDTSRSLRLELIIVFLILFEVLITIYQLAIARH; via the coding sequence ATGAACCAGGTCCCCGTAGTCCCGAACTCGATGACGACCCAGGCTCTCAAACCGCCGCTCGGCGGACCCCGAACCACGGCCCGCGCCTTCTTCGTCGCGGACCGTATCAACACGTCCGGGCTCGAGCGCGGCGACGTGCTTGCCACGACGCCGTTGGCTTTTCGCGTCAATGACAATGGTGTGGCGATCCTGTTCCGCTACGGCGTCGTCGTCCTGATCGGCCTCAACGCGTTGGAGGAGGATGAATTCCTGCGCAGCCTGCAGTCGCGCATGACCGGCCTGTTCACGCGGCGCGAGGAGGAAATCGCGATCATCGAAGTGGCCGCCGACAAGGAAGACCAGATTCCGCCGGGCGGTCCGATCTACCTGCAAAGCCTGTCGCCGGAACGGCTGATCCTGGTCGGGGAGGCACTGGCGAAGAGCGTGGTGCTGGCGCGGCACGAGCGCGAGGTGCGCGCCGTGTTCGATTCGACCGAGCCGTTCGCGCGCGAACTCGCCAAGGACGGCCGGGTGCTCGGCGGCCGCGTCGCGATCCTCAAGCACATCGGCAACGCGCTGTCGGTGCGGCATCGCGTGGCTGGGCCGGTCGAGGTGTCGGAGAAGCCCGACATCCTCTGGGACAAGCCGCAGCTCGAACGGCTCTATGCCCGGCTCGAGGACGAGTATGAATTGAAGGAGCGCGCGGAATCGCTCAACCGCAAGCTCGCTGTTGTGGCCGAGACCGCGCAGGTGTTGACCGATATCATCGACACCAGCCGCTCGCTGCGGCTGGAGCTGATCATCGTGTTCCTGATCCTGTTCGAGGTGCTGATCACGATCTATCAGCTCGCCATCGCCCGGCATTGA
- a CDS encoding MBL fold metallo-hydrolase gives MNETTETKPKAGAMIVPVTLFEQNCTIIWHEPTKKAVVIDPGGDVPKIQAAIAQAGVTVEKIWLTHGHIDHVGGAADLRDALQVKIEGPHIADKYLLDNVVSSGERFGMTGVRNFGPDRWLDEGDQVSIGDLTFDILHCPGHSPGSVVFFNKELRFAHVGDVLFAGSVGRTDLPGGSHPTLIQSIKEKLLPLGDDVGFICGHGAGSSIGQERMTNPFLTGEM, from the coding sequence ATGAACGAGACAACCGAAACCAAACCGAAGGCCGGCGCGATGATCGTGCCGGTGACGCTGTTCGAGCAGAACTGCACCATCATCTGGCACGAGCCGACCAAGAAGGCCGTGGTGATCGACCCCGGCGGGGATGTGCCGAAGATCCAGGCGGCGATCGCGCAGGCCGGCGTGACGGTCGAGAAAATCTGGCTGACCCACGGCCATATCGACCATGTCGGCGGCGCCGCCGATCTGCGCGACGCGTTGCAGGTCAAGATCGAGGGGCCGCATATCGCCGACAAGTACCTGCTCGACAACGTGGTCTCGAGCGGCGAACGCTTCGGCATGACAGGCGTCCGCAATTTCGGCCCCGACCGCTGGCTCGACGAGGGCGATCAGGTCTCGATCGGCGACCTCACCTTCGACATCCTGCACTGCCCCGGCCACTCGCCGGGCAGCGTGGTGTTCTTCAACAAGGAGCTGCGCTTCGCCCATGTCGGCGACGTGCTGTTCGCCGGCTCGGTCGGACGCACCGACCTGCCCGGCGGCAGCCACCCGACCCTGATCCAGTCGATCAAAGAAAAGCTGCTGCCGCTCGGCGACGACGTCGGCTTCATCTGCGGCCACGGCGCTGGATCGAGCATCGGGCAGGAGCGGATGACCAACCCGTTCCTGACCGGCGAGATGTAG
- a CDS encoding PHB depolymerase family esterase: protein MSLVNNVEFLRHLPKMSGFGGLGALAPAIPTPLVETTEFGVNPGALKMFCYVPEQLARSPALVVVLHGCGQTAASYDLGAGWSTLAKHYGFALLMPEQQSVNNANTCFNWFDPEDIARGQGEAASIREMVGHIAGTHKIDPRRIFVTGLSAGGAMAAVMLATYPDVFAAGAVIAGLPFGVAGNLREALGAMMQGSALSAPELGDLVRNASPHKGDWPRISVWHGSADRTVHPGNGDAIVRQWLDLHGLPLKAMSKSDVDGHPREVWWNADGQTLVESYSITDMAHGTPLGLAGNDERYGVEGAFLIEAGISSSYHIAEFFGLTDQVRQPQIAPTGVPRERADTISMTIPVPADQPEPAAGRSSGRPAKKQARQPGKQRSNGVNVSGVITRALTAAGLMKQP from the coding sequence TTGTCTCTGGTCAACAACGTCGAATTCTTGCGTCATCTGCCGAAGATGAGCGGGTTCGGCGGCCTCGGCGCGCTCGCGCCGGCCATACCGACGCCGCTCGTCGAGACGACCGAATTCGGCGTCAACCCAGGCGCGCTGAAGATGTTCTGCTACGTGCCCGAGCAGCTGGCGCGATCGCCCGCGCTCGTCGTGGTGCTGCATGGCTGCGGCCAGACCGCAGCGTCGTACGATCTCGGCGCCGGCTGGTCGACTTTGGCGAAGCATTACGGCTTCGCGCTGCTGATGCCCGAGCAGCAGTCCGTCAACAACGCCAACACTTGCTTCAACTGGTTCGACCCGGAAGACATCGCGCGCGGCCAGGGCGAGGCCGCATCGATCAGGGAGATGGTCGGTCACATCGCCGGCACGCACAAGATCGATCCGCGCCGGATCTTCGTCACCGGACTTTCCGCCGGCGGCGCGATGGCGGCCGTCATGCTCGCGACCTATCCCGACGTGTTCGCGGCCGGCGCCGTCATCGCCGGCCTGCCGTTCGGCGTCGCCGGCAATCTGCGTGAGGCCCTTGGCGCGATGATGCAGGGAAGCGCATTGTCGGCGCCGGAGCTCGGCGACCTCGTGCGCAACGCGTCGCCCCATAAGGGCGATTGGCCGCGGATCTCGGTGTGGCATGGCAGCGCCGACCGCACCGTGCATCCGGGCAATGGCGATGCCATCGTCCGGCAATGGCTCGATCTTCATGGCCTGCCGCTGAAGGCGATGTCGAAGTCTGATGTCGACGGCCATCCACGCGAGGTGTGGTGGAACGCCGACGGCCAGACGCTGGTCGAATCCTATTCGATCACCGACATGGCGCACGGCACGCCGCTCGGCCTCGCCGGCAATGATGAGCGTTATGGCGTCGAAGGTGCGTTCCTTATCGAGGCCGGAATCTCCTCGTCGTATCACATCGCCGAGTTTTTCGGTCTGACCGATCAGGTCCGTCAGCCGCAGATCGCGCCGACCGGCGTGCCGCGAGAGCGTGCGGACACGATCTCGATGACGATACCGGTGCCTGCCGATCAGCCCGAGCCGGCAGCCGGTCGCAGCAGCGGTCGGCCGGCAAAGAAGCAAGCCAGGCAGCCGGGCAAGCAGCGCAGCAACGGCGTCAATGTCAGTGGTGTCATCACGCGGGCACTGACCGCCGCGGGGCTGATGAAGCAGCCGTAA